Proteins encoded by one window of Chaetodon trifascialis isolate fChaTrf1 chromosome 15, fChaTrf1.hap1, whole genome shotgun sequence:
- the srebf1 gene encoding sterol regulatory element-binding protein 1 produces MNSLSFDDPSLDNLDPTLSLNDPSDIDTALLSDIDDMLQLISNQDMEFGGLFDNPPYTGPPPTQELPVLTPSITSAAPPATTTTPPSTSSSSILSSSPHLDALLGPPITRSSSTPDKTFQPPTFQQSPLAQVPNPTQRQQPVSPQQAQNLRQPQVEQPQPILSPSAPAQAASPHGSPGPNPAFSAAPQALFTSPTPQTPPQLQPQPQPQTLAQPQPQTLPQPQLQTPAQTQLQAQTQPQHSRTNYSNQNGYTAGSPGSVSQPTTNLSSSPPSVQPVTIQTQLQGLTTTSPLLATTASQPAQTITSHVQQVPVLLQPQFIKAESLLLTTLKHDPCIVTTVASPTSLATTNPVQSTSLQAFMGGGTILTTVPVMVDADKLPINRIAISGKPAGQQHKGEKRTAHNAIEKRYRSSINDKIIELKDLVAGTEAKLNKSAVLRKAIDYIRYLQLTNQKLKQENMALKMAAQKNKSLKDLVAMEVDAPPDVKNELPTPPASDVGSPTSFSHCGSDSEPDSPMGEDTKPNVSVLDRPAAGGSAGGMLDRSRMALCAFTFLFLSLNPLAALLCSSGSSSTGSAAATATHHAGRSVLGVDIAADSWGWMDWMLPTILVWLLNGVLVSGVLIRLLVYGEPVTRPHSGSSVLFWRHRKQADLDLARGDFAQASQNLWTCLKALGRPLPTSQLDLACAALWSLLRFCLQRLWVGRWLAARAGGLRSDRPLQEDACKSSRDAALVYHRLHQLHMTGKLNGSHLSAVHMALSAVNLAECAGSCLPVASLAEVYVSAALRVKASLPRILHFTSRVFLSSARQACLSSSGSVPPAMQWLCHPLGHRFFVDGDWAIRSTPKESIYSQAGNTVDPLAQVTQAFREHLLEKALYCVAQPCGEKSPSQGEGEYADALEYLQLLISASDAAGATSQSFAIGSNMATVTGCDPHSKWWSSVAVVIINWLQGDDAAAERLYPTVEHLPRSLQNAESLLPKACLNIFRAVRALLSKPENCQLSLSYSDKASALLRDSLNLGPHCHSSSLDKVVQLLLCDLLLVMRTNVWRLQQQGAGPAGSGSAGTSGPAGVHQASPPELQGFQQDLSSLRKLAHSFRPAMRRLFLHEATARLMAGASPTRTHQLLDRSLRRRATPGAKTEECETRPGQREQAEAVMLACRYLPPSFLSAPGQRVGMLADAARTLEKLGDKRTLHDCQQMIIKLGSGTTVTNS; encoded by the exons ATGAACAGCCTGTCTTTTGACGATCCCTCGTTGGATAACCTGGATCCAACACTGTCGCTTAATGACCCCAGCGATATTGACACGGCCCTCTTAAGCGACATTGACG acATGCTACAGCTCATCAGCAACCAGGACATGGAGTTTGGAGGACTGTTTGATAACCCTCCATACACAGGGCCCCCTCCCACCCAAGAGCTTCCTGTTTTGACCCCATCTATCACTTCAGCTGCCCCCCCAGCCACCACTACAACACCTCCATCTACATCTTCCTCTTCCATCCTAAGCAGTAGCCCCCACCTGGATGCGCTCCTGGGCCCTCCCATCACCCGTAGTTCCTCCACCCCAGATAAGACCTTTCAGCCTCCCACCTTCCAGCAGTCCCCCCTGGCCCAGGTGCCTAACCCCACTCAGAGGCAGCAGCCAGTTTCCCCGCAGCAGGCTCAGAACCTCAGACAGCCCCAGGTAGAGCAGCCCCAACCCATTCTCAGCCCATCTGCCCCAGCCCAAGCAGCTTCACCCCATGGCTCACCAGGACCGAATCCAGCTTTCAGCGCTGCACCCCAGGCCCTCTTCACCTCACCCACACCCCAGACTCCGCCgcagcttcagcctcagcctcaACCGCAGACTCTGGCGCAGCCTCAGCCGCAGACTCTGCCACAGCCTCAGCTGCAGACACCGGCGCAGACACAGCTTCAGGCCCAGACTCAGCCCCAACACTCCCGGACCAACTACAGCAACCAGAACGGCTACACAG CTGGCAGTCCTGGCAGTGTGAGTCAACCCACCACCAACTTGTCATCCTCTCCTCCAAGTGTCCAGCCAGTGACCATTCAGACTCAGCTCCAAGGGCTGACCACCACGTCTCCTCTCCTGGCCACGACAGCAAGCCAGCCAGCCCAAACCATCACATCCCACGTACAGCAAGTACCT gtgttgCTGCAGCCCCAGTTCATCAAGGctgagtctctgctgctgaccaCTCTGAAGCATGACCCCTGCATTGTCACGACTGTGGCCTCTCCCACATCCCTGGCCACCACTAACCCAGTGCAGAGCACTTCACTGCAG GCCTTTATGGGTGGTGGCACTATCCTGACCACTGTGCCCGTCATGGTGGATGCTGACAAGTTGCCCATCAACCGCATCGCCATCAGCGGCAAGCCAGCTGGCCAGCAGCACAAGGGAGAGAAGCGCACGGCCCACAACGCCATCGAGAAGCGCTACCGCTCCTCCATTAATGACAAAATCATTGAGCTCAAAGATCTGGTGGCTGGCACTGAGGCCAAG CTCAACAAGTCGGCAGTGCTGAGGAAGGCCATTGACTACATTCGTTACCTGCAGCTGACCAACCAGAAGCTCAAACAAGAGAACATGGCTCTTAAAATGGCAGCGCAGAAAAACA AGTCTCTCAAGGACCTGGTTGCCATGGAGGTGGATGCACCGCCTGATGTGAAGAACGAGCTGCCCACCCCGCCTGCCTCTGACGTGGGCTCCCCCACCTCTTTCTCCCACTGTGGCAGTGACTCTGAGCCTGACAGCCCAATGGGGGAGGACACCAAG CCGAATGTGAGCGTGTTGGACAGACCGGCAGCAGGAGGTAGCGCTGGTGGCATGTTGGACCGTTCACGCATGGCTTTGTGCGCCttcaccttcctcttcctctccctcaaccctctggctgctctgctctgctcgtCTGGCAGCAGTTCGACTGGGAGCGCTGCAGCCACTGCCACACATCACGCAGGAAGGAGCGTCCTGGGTGTGGATATCGCAG CGGACTCGTGGGGCTGGATGGACTGGATGCTGCCAACTATACTAGTGTGGCTCCTGAATGGCGTTCTGGTGTCTGGGGTTCTGATTCGTCTGTTGGTTTATGGAGAGCCTGTAACCAGACCACACTCTGGATCCTCTGTCTTGTTCTGGAGGCACCGGAAGCAGGCTGACCTGGACCTGGCAAGa GGGGATTTTGCCCAGGCCAGTCAGAACCTGTGGACTTGTCTAAAGGCTCTTGGTCGTCCCTTACCCACCTCCCAGTTGGACCTGGCCTGTGCTGCACTCTGGTCCCTGCTGCGATTCTGCCTCCAGCGCCTCTGGGTGGGCCGCTGGTTGGCTGCCCGGGCTGGAGGGCTGCGATCTGACCGCCCCCTGCAGGAGGATGCATGCAAGAGCAGCCGCGACGCTGCTCTGGTTTACCACCGCCTGCACCAGCTACACATGACAG GTAAGCTGAATGGTAGCCACCTTTCAGCAGTGCACATGGCTCTAAGTGCGGTGAACCTGGCAGAGTGTGCTGGTTCCTGTCTGCCTGTAGCATCTCTGGCTGAGGTCTACGTGTCTGCAGCTCTACGGGTCAAAGCCAGCCTGCCAAGGATCCTGCATTTTACCTCT CGTGTGTTCCTGAGCAGTGCCCGCCAGGCCTGCCTGTCGTCCAGTGGCAGTGTGCCTCCAGCTATGCAGTGGCTCTGTCACCCGCTGGGTCACCGCTTCTTTGTGGATGGGGACTGGGCTATTCGCAGCACACCCAAAGAAAGCATCTACAGCCAGGCTGGCAACACTG TGGATCCTCTGGCCCAGGTGACTCAGGCCTTTAGAGAACACCTCCTGGAGAAGGCTCTGTACTGTGTGGCCCAACCTTGTGGAGAGAAAAGCCCCAGCCAGGGCGAGgg GGAGTACGCTGATGCCCTGGAGTACCTCCAGCTGCTGATTAGTGCATCAGATGCGGCCGGTGCCACCTCCCAGTCCTTTGCGATCGGCTCCAACATGGCCACTGTCACTG GCTGCGATCCCCACTCCAAGTGGTGGTCCTCTGTTGCCGTGGTGATCATCAACTGGCTCCAAGGAGATGACGCCGCGGCGGAAAGGCTGTATCCGACTGTTGAGCACTTGCCCCGCAGTCTGCAGAATGCAGA GAGTCTTCTGCCCAAGGCATGTCTGAACATATTCAGGGCGGTGCGGGCTCTGCTGTCCAAGCCAGAAAACTGCCAGCTGAGTCTGAGCTACAGCGACAAGGCCAGCGCCCTGCTCCGAGACAGCCTCAACCTAGGACCACACTGCCACAGCTCCAGTTTAgacaag GTTGTCCAGTTGCTCTTGTGTGACCTCCTGCTGGTGATGAGGACCAATGTGTGGCGTCTGCAGCAGCAAGGAGCCGGTCCTGCTGGGTCAGGGTCAGCGGGTACCAGCGGCCCTGCGGGGGTCCATCAAGCCTCCCCGCCGGAGCTCCAAGGCTTCCAGCAAGATCTCAGCTCACTACGCAAGCTGGCGCACAGCTTCAGACCTGCAATGCGAAGA TTGTTCCttcatgaagctacagccaggctGATGGCAGGGGCCAGTCCCACCCGGACACATCAGCTCCTGGATCGCTCGCTGCGACGCCGAGCTACACCCGGAGCcaaaacag AGGAGTGCGAGACGCGGCCAGGCCAGCGGGAGCAAGCTGAGGCCGTGATGCTGGCATGCCGCTACCTTCCCCCCTCTTTCCTGTCAGCCCCTGGTCAAAGGGTGGGCATGCTGGCGGACGCAGCTCGCACCCTGGAGAAGCTGGGAGACAAGAGGACCCTGCACGACTGCCAGCAAATGATCATCAAGCTGGGCAGCGGCACCACCGTCACCAACAGCTAG